Proteins co-encoded in one Bacillus infantis NRRL B-14911 genomic window:
- the frr gene encoding ribosome recycling factor, with protein MPKQVISNSKERMTKAIQAYSRELASIRAGRASASLLDRITVDYYGAPTPVNQLAGISVPEARLLVIQPYDKSILGEIEKAIIKSDLGLNPTNDGNLLRLAIPALTEERRKELVKVVKKESEDAKVAIRNIRRDANDDLKKLEKNGEITEDDLRGYSDDIQKMTDEHITKVDSITKDKEKEILEV; from the coding sequence ATGCCAAAACAAGTTATTTCAAACTCGAAGGAACGTATGACAAAAGCAATCCAGGCGTATTCACGGGAGCTTGCAAGCATCCGCGCAGGCCGGGCAAGCGCTTCGCTGCTTGACAGGATCACTGTGGATTATTATGGGGCGCCTACACCGGTCAACCAGCTTGCTGGAATTTCCGTGCCTGAGGCCCGCCTTCTCGTCATCCAGCCTTATGATAAGAGCATTCTTGGAGAAATCGAAAAGGCGATCATTAAATCTGACCTTGGCCTGAATCCTACGAATGACGGGAATCTGCTTCGCCTTGCCATCCCTGCCCTGACTGAGGAACGCAGGAAAGAGCTTGTGAAGGTAGTCAAAAAAGAATCAGAAGATGCAAAGGTCGCAATCCGCAACATCCGCCGCGATGCCAACGATGATCTGAAGAAGCTGGAGAAAAACGGCGAGATTACTGAAGATGACCTTCGCGGCTACTCAGATGACATCCAGAAGATGACAGATGAGCATATCACAAAGGTCGACAGCATCACAAAAGACAAAGAAAAAGAAATTCTTGAGGTTTAA
- a CDS encoding proline--tRNA ligase translates to MKQSMTLIPTLREVPADAEVRSHQLLLRAGFIRQNAAGVYSYLPMARKVLQKIEAIVREEMDDAGASELLMPALQQAELWQESGRWYTYGPELMRLKDRNDREFALGATHEEVITSLVRDEVKSYKRLPLTLYQIQTKFRDEQRPRFGILRGREFIMKDAYSFHSSQESLDEVYSRLFTAYSNIFTRCGLNFRAVIADSGAMGGKDTHEFMVLSDIGEDTIAYSDASDYAANVEMAPVINAYAKSDAAPKELEKVQTENQRSIEEVSSFLNVSSEECIKSLLFKVDDKYVLVLVRGDHEVNDIKLKNLFSAASAELASPEETRSILGCSVGSLGPIGAKDVEIVADHAVEAVVNGVCGANEEGFHYINVNAGRDFEVSQFADLRFIQEGDLSPDGNGKILFAKGIEVGHVFKLGTRYSEAMNAVYLDENGRTQPMIMGCYGIGVSRILAAIAEQYNDDKGFIWPADLAPFKVHVIAVNMKDEAQAGLGEELYKELRGNGYEVLFDDRPERAGVKFADADLIGLPVRITAGKKASEGIVEVKVRSTGEMEEIHKDQLLEHIASILTSQK, encoded by the coding sequence ATGAAGCAAAGCATGACACTTATCCCAACTTTAAGAGAAGTACCGGCAGATGCCGAGGTCAGAAGCCACCAGCTTCTCCTCAGGGCAGGATTCATCCGCCAGAACGCAGCGGGTGTATACAGCTATCTGCCAATGGCACGAAAAGTGCTGCAGAAAATCGAGGCCATCGTCCGGGAAGAAATGGATGACGCAGGGGCGAGCGAACTGTTGATGCCGGCGCTCCAGCAGGCTGAGCTGTGGCAGGAATCAGGAAGATGGTATACATACGGGCCAGAGCTTATGAGATTAAAGGATCGTAATGACCGGGAGTTTGCTTTGGGTGCAACCCATGAAGAAGTAATCACCAGCCTGGTACGTGACGAAGTAAAATCATATAAAAGACTGCCATTGACGCTTTATCAGATCCAGACAAAATTCAGGGATGAACAGAGGCCGCGTTTCGGAATTCTGCGCGGGCGCGAATTCATCATGAAAGATGCGTACTCTTTCCATTCTTCACAGGAAAGCCTTGATGAAGTTTACAGCAGGCTCTTTACAGCCTACTCTAATATCTTTACACGCTGCGGACTGAACTTCAGGGCAGTTATTGCTGATTCTGGCGCTATGGGCGGAAAAGATACCCATGAATTCATGGTGCTTTCCGATATCGGGGAAGATACGATTGCTTATTCCGATGCTTCGGATTATGCTGCCAATGTTGAAATGGCACCAGTCATCAACGCCTATGCGAAAAGTGATGCCGCTCCAAAGGAATTGGAAAAGGTCCAGACGGAAAATCAAAGGTCGATTGAAGAAGTGTCTTCATTCCTGAATGTGTCAAGCGAGGAATGCATTAAATCCCTTCTTTTCAAGGTTGATGACAAATATGTGCTGGTTCTTGTCCGCGGTGACCACGAGGTAAACGATATTAAACTGAAGAACCTCTTCTCAGCTGCTTCGGCTGAATTGGCTTCTCCGGAAGAAACACGCAGCATCCTTGGCTGTTCTGTAGGATCACTGGGCCCAATCGGCGCTAAAGATGTTGAAATTGTTGCAGACCATGCTGTGGAAGCAGTAGTGAACGGCGTATGCGGTGCGAATGAAGAAGGATTCCACTATATCAATGTCAATGCCGGACGCGATTTTGAAGTCTCTCAATTTGCCGATCTCCGCTTTATCCAGGAAGGCGACCTCTCGCCGGATGGAAACGGCAAAATCCTTTTTGCAAAGGGCATTGAAGTCGGCCATGTCTTCAAACTTGGCACCCGCTACAGTGAAGCAATGAATGCCGTTTACCTTGACGAGAACGGCCGTACCCAGCCGATGATCATGGGCTGCTATGGCATCGGGGTATCCCGTATCCTTGCAGCAATCGCCGAACAGTACAACGATGACAAAGGCTTCATATGGCCGGCAGATCTCGCGCCATTCAAGGTTCACGTCATTGCCGTAAACATGAAGGACGAAGCACAGGCAGGCCTCGGAGAAGAGCTTTACAAAGAACTCCGTGGAAATGGCTACGAAGTACTCTTTGACGACAGGCCCGAAAGAGCCGGCGTAAAATTTGCCGACGCCGACCTCATCGGACTTCCAGTCAGAATAACAGCCGGCAAAAAAGCCTCCGAAGGCATCGTCGAAGTAAAAGTAAGAAGCACAGGCGAAATGGAAGAAATCCACAAAGACCAGCTATTAGAGCATATTGCGTCCATCCTTACTTCACAAAAGTAA
- a CDS encoding phosphatidate cytidylyltransferase: MKQRIITAIIFGAILIPVVIYGGTPVVLLAYVLAAAALFEVLKMRRLKMLSVPGIITLALLWGLMLPDGAQEWPALQFAAGSKTEIGMLAVLLLLTYTVASKNRFTFDDAAFSILASIYVGIGFYYFIETREAGILFIFFSLFIVWATDSGAYFIGKAMGKNKLWPEISPNKTVEGFIGGVVCAVAVAVLFVLLTDIDATLMQLTFITIVLSIFGQIGDLAESALKRHYEVKDSGTILPGHGGILDRFDSLLFVWPLLHFFQLLN; encoded by the coding sequence ATGAAGCAAAGAATCATAACAGCGATCATATTTGGAGCTATACTAATCCCTGTTGTCATATACGGAGGGACACCGGTTGTGCTGCTTGCCTATGTGCTTGCCGCCGCGGCTTTATTTGAAGTATTGAAAATGCGCAGGCTTAAGATGTTATCAGTGCCCGGCATTATTACACTTGCTCTATTATGGGGGCTGATGCTTCCTGATGGTGCACAGGAATGGCCGGCATTGCAGTTTGCTGCCGGATCAAAGACAGAAATCGGGATGCTTGCTGTCCTGCTTTTGCTGACCTATACCGTGGCATCAAAGAACAGATTTACTTTTGATGATGCAGCCTTTTCAATTCTTGCATCCATATATGTGGGGATTGGCTTTTACTATTTTATTGAAACACGTGAAGCAGGCATTTTATTTATCTTTTTCTCTTTATTCATTGTATGGGCAACAGATTCCGGTGCCTATTTTATCGGGAAAGCCATGGGGAAAAACAAGCTGTGGCCTGAAATCAGTCCGAATAAAACGGTGGAAGGCTTTATAGGCGGGGTCGTATGTGCGGTCGCCGTTGCAGTTCTGTTCGTCCTGCTGACTGATATAGACGCGACACTGATGCAGCTTACTTTCATCACGATTGTTCTGTCTATCTTCGGCCAAATAGGAGATCTGGCAGAATCGGCGCTTAAAAGGCATTATGAAGTGAAAGATTCCGGGACAATCCTTCCCGGGCACGGCGGCATCCTGGACAGGTTTGACAGCCTTTTATTCGTATGGCCGCTTCTGCATTTCTTCCAGCTGCTTAACTAG
- the tsf gene encoding translation elongation factor Ts yields the protein MAITAQLVKELREKTGAGMMDCKKALQETDGDMEKAIDFLREKGIAKAAKKSDRIAAEGTTYILAQGNEAVILEVNSETDFVAKNEGFQVLVKELAEHLLKNKPASAEEAASQTMENGATVEAHINAAIAKIGEKLSLRRFEVKSKTDSDAFGAYLHMGGRIGVLTVLEGSTDEQAAKDVAMHIAALNPKYVSRDEVSAEEVERERQVLTQQALNEGKPENIVAKMVEGRLSKYFEDVCVLDQAFVKNPDQKVRDFVKSTGGTLSEFVRYEVGEGIEKREDNFAEEVMNQVKK from the coding sequence ATGGCAATTACTGCTCAACTCGTTAAAGAATTGCGTGAAAAGACTGGCGCTGGAATGATGGACTGCAAAAAGGCGCTTCAGGAAACAGATGGTGATATGGAAAAAGCAATCGATTTCCTTCGCGAAAAAGGTATCGCTAAAGCTGCTAAAAAATCTGACCGCATCGCGGCAGAAGGGACAACTTACATCCTTGCACAAGGCAATGAAGCTGTCATCCTTGAAGTGAACTCTGAAACAGATTTCGTTGCAAAAAACGAAGGCTTCCAGGTTCTTGTAAAAGAATTGGCAGAGCACCTGCTTAAAAACAAGCCTGCTTCTGCTGAAGAAGCTGCTTCACAAACAATGGAAAACGGTGCGACTGTAGAAGCGCACATCAATGCTGCAATCGCTAAGATCGGAGAAAAGCTTTCCCTTCGCCGTTTTGAAGTGAAAAGCAAGACTGACAGCGACGCATTCGGTGCTTACCTGCACATGGGCGGACGCATTGGCGTTCTGACTGTTCTTGAAGGTTCAACTGATGAGCAGGCTGCTAAAGACGTAGCTATGCACATTGCTGCATTGAACCCTAAATATGTGTCACGCGATGAAGTTTCTGCTGAAGAAGTAGAGCGCGAGCGCCAGGTTCTGACTCAGCAGGCTTTAAACGAAGGCAAGCCTGAAAACATTGTTGCAAAAATGGTAGAAGGCCGTTTGAGCAAATATTTTGAAGACGTTTGTGTCCTTGACCAGGCATTCGTTAAGAATCCTGACCAAAAGGTTCGCGACTTCGTAAAATCAACTGGCGGAACTCTTAGCGAATTCGTTCGCTACGAAGTAGGAGAAGGCATTGAAAAGCGCGAAGACAACTTTGCGGAAGAAGTTATGAACCAGGTGAAAAAATAA
- the rpsB gene encoding 30S ribosomal protein S2 — translation MSVISMKQLLEAGVHFGHQTRRWNPKMKKYIFTERNGIYIIDLQKTVKKVEEAYNYVKELAGNGGTILFVGTKKQAQDSVKEEALRSGMYFVNQRWLGGTLTNFETIQKRITRLKDIERMSEDGTFEVLPKKEVVQLRKEQERLEKFLGGIKDMKTLPDALFIIDPRKERIAVAEAHKLNIPIVGIVDTNCDPDEIDVVIPANDDAIRAVKLLTGKMADAILEAKQGEEVTTA, via the coding sequence ATGTCAGTAATTTCAATGAAACAGCTGCTTGAAGCTGGTGTACACTTCGGTCACCAGACTCGCCGCTGGAACCCTAAGATGAAGAAATATATCTTCACTGAGCGTAACGGCATCTACATCATCGACCTTCAGAAGACGGTCAAGAAAGTAGAAGAAGCTTATAACTACGTGAAAGAACTTGCTGGTAACGGCGGAACAATCCTTTTCGTTGGTACAAAGAAGCAAGCTCAGGATTCTGTTAAGGAAGAAGCTCTCCGTTCTGGTATGTACTTTGTAAACCAGCGCTGGTTAGGCGGAACTTTAACTAACTTTGAAACAATCCAGAAGCGTATCACTCGCTTGAAGGACATCGAAAGAATGTCTGAAGACGGAACTTTCGAAGTGCTTCCTAAGAAAGAAGTTGTACAGTTAAGAAAAGAACAAGAACGTCTTGAAAAATTCCTTGGCGGAATTAAAGATATGAAGACTCTTCCAGACGCTCTATTCATCATTGACCCGCGCAAAGAGCGCATTGCAGTTGCAGAAGCTCACAAGCTGAACATCCCTATCGTCGGCATCGTTGATACAAACTGCGATCCGGACGAAATCGATGTTGTTATCCCTGCAAACGATGATGCTATCCGCGCTGTTAAGCTTCTAACAGGTAAAATGGCTGATGCTATCCTTGAAGCTAAGCAAGGGGAAGAAGTAACAACTGCTTAA
- the pyrH gene encoding UMP kinase, whose protein sequence is MSSPKYKRVVLKLSGEALAGEQGFGINPSVIKSVAQQVKEVSDLGVEVAVVVGGGNIWRGKIGEEMGMDRANADYMGMLATVMNSLALQDSLEMLDVESRVQTSIEMRQVAEPYIRRRAIRHLEKKRVVIFAAGTGNPYFSTDTTAALRAAEIEAEVILMAKNNVDGVYSADPRLDVNAVKYEELSYLDVLKEGLAVMDSTASSLCMDNNIPLIVFSIMDNGNIKRAVCGEKIGTIVRGNK, encoded by the coding sequence ATGAGCAGCCCTAAATACAAACGAGTTGTCTTAAAATTAAGCGGTGAAGCTTTAGCAGGAGAGCAGGGCTTCGGCATTAATCCTTCTGTCATCAAGTCGGTTGCGCAGCAGGTGAAGGAAGTTTCCGATCTTGGGGTCGAAGTGGCGGTCGTCGTAGGCGGCGGCAACATCTGGCGCGGGAAGATCGGGGAAGAGATGGGGATGGACAGGGCGAATGCAGACTATATGGGCATGCTTGCAACTGTCATGAATTCCCTTGCCCTTCAGGACAGCCTTGAAATGCTGGATGTTGAATCACGCGTTCAGACATCCATCGAAATGCGCCAGGTTGCAGAGCCTTATATCCGCAGGCGTGCAATCCGCCATCTGGAAAAAAAGCGTGTCGTAATCTTCGCAGCCGGTACTGGCAACCCGTATTTTTCAACAGATACTACAGCAGCATTGCGTGCTGCTGAAATCGAAGCAGAAGTTATCTTAATGGCGAAAAATAATGTAGATGGGGTATACTCCGCAGATCCTCGGCTAGATGTAAATGCGGTTAAATATGAAGAATTGTCTTATCTGGATGTCCTGAAAGAGGGGCTTGCCGTAATGGATTCAACAGCTTCCTCCTTATGCATGGACAATAATATTCCGCTTATTGTATTCTCAATTATGGATAACGGCAATATTAAGCGTGCCGTATGCGGTGAAAAAATCGGAACGATCGTCAGGGGGAATAAATAA
- a CDS encoding isoprenyl transferase gives MLNKIKKWKNQAPSSDLRERIIKIREQKVPSHVAIIMDGNGRWAKKRALPRIAGHHEGMKVVRRTTKLANELGIKTLTLYAFSTENWKRPKLEVDYLMKLPEEFLGTFLPELVEENVRVQMIGYKDKLPGHTLRAIEKAMEETKDNDGLILNFALNYGSRAEILEAVKRVLNDCQSGIMEESELNEEVFSAYLMTEGLEDPDLLIRTSGEIRLSNFMLWQLAYTEFWFTDVLWPDFTEGELLEAIEVFQNRQRRFGGV, from the coding sequence ATGTTAAATAAAATTAAAAAATGGAAGAACCAAGCACCTTCTTCCGATCTCCGAGAGCGCATAATAAAAATAAGGGAACAAAAAGTACCTTCTCATGTAGCGATAATAATGGATGGGAATGGCCGCTGGGCCAAAAAGCGGGCCCTGCCGAGAATAGCAGGGCACCATGAAGGGATGAAGGTGGTCAGGAGGACGACTAAGCTTGCCAACGAGCTCGGAATCAAGACTCTGACCCTTTACGCTTTTTCGACTGAGAACTGGAAACGGCCGAAGCTTGAAGTCGATTATCTCATGAAGCTTCCGGAAGAATTCCTGGGAACTTTCCTTCCAGAGCTGGTTGAGGAAAATGTCCGTGTCCAGATGATAGGCTATAAAGATAAGCTTCCGGGCCATACACTCAGAGCGATTGAAAAGGCAATGGAAGAAACAAAGGACAATGATGGCCTCATTCTGAACTTTGCTCTCAATTACGGCAGCCGGGCAGAAATACTCGAAGCCGTCAAACGGGTCTTAAATGATTGCCAAAGTGGCATAATGGAAGAAAGCGAACTGAATGAAGAAGTTTTTTCAGCCTACTTAATGACTGAAGGGCTGGAAGATCCCGATCTTCTGATCCGGACAAGCGGAGAAATCCGCCTGAGCAATTTCATGCTGTGGCAGCTGGCTTATACGGAGTTCTGGTTCACAGATGTATTATGGCCGGACTTCACTGAGGGAGAATTGCTCGAGGCCATTGAGGTGTTCCAAAACCGTCAGAGGCGGTTCGGAGGAGTATAA
- the rseP gene encoding RIP metalloprotease RseP produces MDTVIAFIIIFGALVFFHELGHFVFAKRAGILCREFAIGFGPKVFSHKKGETVYTIRLLPIGGFVRMAGEDPEMVEIKPGYRVGLILDNDERVSKIILNNKDKYPDARPIEVEYADIEHDLVIRGYAEGEEEERLVSYPINKDALLVEDGVETLIAPYDRQFASKTLGQRTMAIFAGPMMNFILAFVVFVLIGLLQGMPTNEPELGRLTPDGAAKESGLLEGDQIQSINGAEISSWNDVVEIIQKSPGKELDFILSRDGEELEIPVTPEAREVEGEKGKETIGIIGVYSPMEKSPLKAIAYGAEETYTWTKEIFVMLGKLVTGQFSIDALSGPVGIYVSTDTVAKSGIYYLMKWAGILSINLGIMNLLPIPALDGGRLMFFAVEALRGKPIDRNKEGMVHFIGFALLMLLMLVVTWNDIQRFFLQ; encoded by the coding sequence TTGGATACTGTGATAGCCTTTATTATCATTTTCGGAGCCCTTGTTTTTTTCCATGAGTTGGGGCACTTTGTATTCGCCAAAAGGGCCGGCATTCTTTGCCGTGAATTTGCCATAGGTTTCGGCCCCAAGGTGTTCTCCCATAAAAAAGGAGAAACTGTCTACACCATCCGTCTGCTTCCGATTGGGGGATTTGTCAGGATGGCAGGGGAAGATCCTGAAATGGTGGAAATCAAACCGGGCTATCGTGTTGGTTTGATTTTGGATAATGACGAACGGGTCAGCAAAATCATCCTTAATAATAAAGATAAATATCCGGATGCAAGGCCGATTGAAGTGGAATATGCCGACATCGAGCATGATCTTGTCATCCGCGGCTATGCCGAGGGTGAAGAGGAAGAAAGGCTTGTTTCATATCCGATCAACAAGGATGCTCTCCTTGTCGAGGATGGTGTGGAAACGCTCATCGCCCCGTATGACAGGCAGTTTGCTTCCAAGACGCTCGGACAGAGGACCATGGCCATATTTGCCGGACCGATGATGAACTTCATCCTTGCATTTGTCGTATTTGTACTGATCGGCCTTCTTCAGGGGATGCCGACAAACGAACCTGAGCTTGGCCGGCTGACGCCTGATGGAGCTGCGAAGGAATCTGGCCTCCTTGAAGGAGATCAGATCCAGAGCATCAATGGCGCTGAAATCTCTAGCTGGAACGATGTGGTGGAAATCATCCAGAAGAGTCCAGGTAAAGAGCTGGATTTCATCCTGAGCCGCGACGGAGAAGAGCTTGAAATCCCTGTAACTCCTGAGGCAAGGGAAGTTGAAGGGGAAAAAGGCAAAGAAACCATTGGCATAATCGGCGTGTACAGCCCGATGGAGAAATCTCCGCTGAAAGCCATCGCTTATGGTGCAGAAGAAACATACACATGGACGAAAGAAATTTTCGTCATGCTTGGTAAGCTTGTCACAGGCCAGTTCTCCATTGATGCTTTATCAGGCCCTGTCGGCATTTATGTATCAACAGATACAGTGGCTAAATCAGGCATCTATTATCTGATGAAATGGGCAGGAATACTGAGCATCAACCTTGGAATCATGAATCTGCTCCCAATTCCGGCACTTGATGGCGGAAGGCTTATGTTTTTTGCAGTGGAAGCATTGCGGGGCAAGCCGATCGACCGCAACAAGGAAGGGATGGTCCATTTTATCGGATTCGCCCTCCTTATGCTGCTGATGCTTGTTGTCACATGGAATGATATCCAGCGTTTCTTCCTGCAATAG
- a CDS encoding IS110 family RNA-guided transposase: MQDTIKYVGLDVSKEKIAVAIAEEGRAEPRYWGLIPHTPEAVKKLMKKLGRPETLRVCYEAGPTGYPLYRLLMAMGIQCSVIAPSLIPKRPGERIKTDRRDSIRLAHLYRAGELTAIYVPDKENEALRDLIRCREDAKEDELRGKHRLSKFLLRNDIKPPSGINKWTKKYFEWLDTLKFENTSLQITFQEYYHQIKELSQRILRLEEEIRIQSNEGVHAQKIQALQSLRGVAFITATSIVAEIGSFKRFTTPKQFMAYVGLIPSEYSSGERRSQGQITKTGNRHVRRLLVEASWSYRYKPAVKGELKKRQNGQSPTIQAISWKAQNRLHKKYFRLLARGKESPKAVTAVARELAGFIWAVMQEVEDIPQG, translated from the coding sequence ATGCAGGATACCATAAAATACGTAGGTTTAGACGTCTCAAAAGAAAAGATTGCGGTCGCTATCGCAGAAGAAGGCCGGGCAGAGCCTAGATACTGGGGATTGATCCCCCATACCCCAGAAGCAGTAAAGAAATTAATGAAAAAGTTAGGCAGGCCTGAAACACTCCGAGTGTGTTATGAAGCCGGTCCGACCGGATATCCACTTTATCGGCTACTTATGGCAATGGGGATTCAGTGCTCGGTAATTGCCCCTTCTCTTATTCCTAAAAGACCCGGAGAACGCATTAAGACGGACCGCAGGGATTCTATTCGCTTAGCTCATTTGTACCGTGCTGGCGAATTGACTGCCATCTATGTTCCAGATAAAGAAAATGAGGCGCTGCGGGATCTTATTAGATGCAGAGAAGACGCCAAAGAAGACGAACTGAGGGGGAAGCATCGATTAAGTAAGTTTTTACTTCGCAATGACATTAAACCACCAAGTGGAATAAACAAGTGGACAAAAAAGTATTTTGAATGGCTTGATACTTTAAAGTTTGAAAACACTTCCCTGCAAATCACTTTCCAGGAATACTATCACCAAATTAAAGAATTATCACAACGGATTCTAAGGCTGGAAGAAGAAATTAGGATTCAGTCCAATGAAGGGGTTCACGCCCAGAAAATTCAGGCACTCCAATCATTAAGGGGTGTGGCTTTTATCACAGCGACAAGCATTGTGGCAGAAATCGGTTCGTTTAAACGTTTTACTACGCCCAAACAATTCATGGCGTATGTTGGTCTGATACCTAGCGAGTATTCAAGTGGAGAAAGAAGAAGCCAAGGACAGATAACCAAAACAGGAAATCGGCATGTGCGGCGATTATTGGTAGAGGCCTCATGGAGCTATAGATATAAGCCAGCTGTGAAAGGAGAACTTAAAAAACGACAAAACGGCCAGTCTCCAACTATCCAGGCAATATCATGGAAGGCACAGAACAGGCTGCATAAAAAGTATTTCCGTTTACTAGCGAGAGGTAAAGAAAGTCCAAAAGCCGTTACAGCTGTCGCGAGAGAATTGGCAGGATTTATTTGGGCAGTGATGCAAGAAGTAGAAGACATTCCTCAAGGGTAA
- a CDS encoding 1-deoxy-D-xylulose-5-phosphate reductoisomerase codes for MKYISLMGATGSIGTQTLDVIREHPEQFRLASMSIGRNLELGRKIMSEFKPELVAAAEKNDADTLAGEFPGIKFAYGQEGLIETAVHPKADVLVNAVLGSVGLQPTLQAIEAKKTIAIANKETLVTAGHIVMDAARRNGVELLPVDSEHSAIFQALQGEKEKNIDKLILTASGGSFRDKTREELKDVTVEQALNHPNWSMGAKITIDSATMMNKGLEVIEAHWLFSIAYEKIEVLLHKESIIHSMVEFHDSSVIAQLGTPDMRVPIQYALTYPDRLPHRTGKKLNLAEIGQLHFQEMDYSRFRCLQFAFDAGRRGGTLPAVLNAANEAAVAAFLEGKITFLQIEDLVEKAMEKHAVSDNPGLEEIQEVDRQTRQLVNALL; via the coding sequence GTGAAGTATATTAGTTTAATGGGGGCAACCGGTTCTATCGGCACCCAGACCCTTGATGTTATAAGGGAGCATCCAGAGCAATTCAGGCTGGCCAGCATGAGCATCGGCAGAAACCTTGAACTTGGCAGGAAAATTATGTCGGAATTCAAACCTGAGCTGGTAGCGGCTGCAGAGAAGAATGATGCAGACACACTTGCAGGCGAGTTCCCGGGAATTAAGTTTGCTTATGGCCAGGAAGGGCTTATAGAAACAGCCGTACATCCAAAAGCAGATGTCCTCGTTAACGCTGTCCTTGGCAGCGTCGGCCTTCAGCCGACACTTCAGGCCATTGAAGCAAAGAAAACAATTGCGATTGCCAACAAGGAAACACTTGTCACTGCAGGCCATATCGTCATGGATGCAGCCAGGAGAAACGGTGTGGAGCTTCTTCCTGTCGACAGTGAGCACTCCGCTATCTTCCAGGCGCTTCAGGGGGAAAAAGAGAAGAATATCGATAAACTCATCCTTACAGCGTCCGGGGGAAGCTTCCGCGATAAAACAAGGGAAGAACTCAAAGATGTGACTGTTGAACAGGCTTTAAACCATCCAAACTGGTCTATGGGAGCTAAAATAACCATTGATTCTGCAACAATGATGAATAAAGGTCTTGAAGTGATAGAGGCCCATTGGCTGTTTTCTATAGCATATGAAAAAATTGAGGTCCTTCTTCATAAGGAAAGCATCATCCATTCTATGGTGGAATTCCATGACAGCTCTGTCATCGCCCAGCTGGGGACGCCTGATATGAGGGTGCCGATACAGTACGCCCTGACATATCCGGACCGCCTTCCCCACCGGACCGGCAAGAAGCTTAATCTGGCAGAAATCGGACAGCTTCATTTCCAGGAGATGGATTACAGCCGATTCCGCTGCCTGCAATTCGCATTTGATGCCGGCAGGCGGGGAGGCACACTTCCTGCTGTCCTGAACGCAGCTAACGAAGCGGCGGTTGCAGCTTTCCTGGAAGGTAAAATCACTTTCCTCCAGATAGAGGATTTAGTCGAAAAGGCTATGGAAAAGCATGCTGTTTCAGATAACCCGGGCCTCGAGGAAATCCAGGAAGTTGATCGTCAGACAAGGCAGCTGGTAAACGCGCTTCTATAA